A window from Salvia miltiorrhiza cultivar Shanhuang (shh) chromosome 2, IMPLAD_Smil_shh, whole genome shotgun sequence encodes these proteins:
- the LOC131012881 gene encoding pectin acetylesterase 8-like produces the protein MAGGAESSQLECDKVSFTPLPNAVEKGTVCIDGSPEGYYLVPGLGVGAKNWLIYINGGRWCENITTCRNNFKQYYGNSRISFSNIPNSNGTLSIAKDFTGILSQNQAINPDFYNWNRIYVTYCDQASFLGDTVVDDGQGPIVQFRGSRNFDALVEDLLAKGIGAGENVILSGRSAGALATILHCDSFRARLPNVGRVKCLSDAGFFIRA, from the exons ATGGCCGGAGGCGCCGAGAGCAGCCAGCTGGAATGCGACAAGGTCTCCTTCACTCCACTGCCCAACGCTGTTGAAAAAGGAACAG TTTGCATCGACGGCTCACCAGAGGGCTACTATCTGGTGCCAGGCTTAGGAGTCGGAGCCAAAAATTGGCTCATATATATCAAT GGAGGCCGGTGGTGTGAAAACATTACTACCTGTCGCAATAATTTTAAGCAATATTATGGGAATAGCAGAATCAGCTTTAGCAATATTCCCAATTCAAATGGCACTCTCAGCATAGCCAAAGATTTCACTGGCATTCTTAGCCAAAACCAAGCCATAAATCCGg ATTTCTACAATTGGAACCGGATTTATGTGACCTACTGTGACCAGGCATCGTTCCTCGGAGACACTGTAGTTGATGATGGTCAA GGGCCAATAGTCCAATTCAGAGGGTCGAGGAATTTCGATGCTCTGGTGGAGGACCTTTTGGCTAAAGGAATTGGTGCCGGAGAGAAT gTTATTCTTTCCGGTAGATCGGCAGGAGCGCTGGCAACGATACTACACTGCGACAGCTTCCGAGCACGTCTCCCTAACGTCGGCAGGGTGAAATGCCTTTCCGATGCCGGATTTTTCATCCGAGCGTGA